In Sphaeramia orbicularis chromosome 1, fSphaOr1.1, whole genome shotgun sequence, a genomic segment contains:
- the LOC115428942 gene encoding uncharacterized protein LOC115428942 — MDGQLLFVVVLSGIISSSHQWISGPVLEETVRRGDNITLYCDCKYSTGEYIVWFRNCSHENQPTLDLRYYKKEQKVENSLLNPLPRFHLLRNQSSSSYDLLILNITDSDEGLYYCGTESTTVVDTRNIVQKYVYSYGNITKILLESGEAHDPTQSDKAHDPTLCWTLLFSLCPAFALLSSLLSSLLVYHLCQKKGKDPQIEAKGPDTRSQTRKNQDEDVCYAALEIRQTSQRPKRKKKTHTSDFSTYAAINV, encoded by the exons ATGGATGGGCAgctgttatttgttgttgttctcTCAG GAATTATTTCCTCCAGTCATCAGTGGATCTCTGGACCAGTGTTGGAGGAGACAGTCCGACGAGGTGACAACATCACTCTCTACTGTGACTGCAAATATTCAACAGGAGAGTACATAGTGTGGTTCAGGAACTGTTCTCATGAAAATCAGCCGACACTGGATTTAAGATActacaaaaaagagcaaaaagtcGAAAATTCTTTACTGAATCCTTTGCCTCGTTTTCATTTATTGAGGAACCAATCCTCTAGTTCCTATGATCTGCTCATCCTGAACATCACTGATTCTGATGAAGGCCTCTACTACTGTGGAACTGAATCTACGACTGTTGTGGATACAAGAAACATTGTTCAAAAATATGTTTATTCTTATGGAAATATCACAAAGATACTACTCG AATCTGGCGAAGCTCATGACCCAACCC AATCTGACAAGGCCCATGACCCGACTCTGTGCTGGACGCTGCTGTTTTCTTTGTGTCCAGCTTTTGCTCTTCTCTCgtctctgctctcctctctcctGGTTTATCATCTCTGCCAGAAAAAAG GAAAGGATCCTCAAATTGAAGCAAAAGGACCTGACACCAGAAGTCAAACAAGAAAGAATCAG GATGAAGATGTGTGTTATGCTGCACTAGAAATCCGACAGACGTCACAAAGaccaaagaggaagaagaaaacacacacttCAGACTTCAGCACCTACGCTGCCATTAACGTTTAG